Genomic window (Marinitoga sp. 38H-ov):
GGAGCTATTATAATGGTTATGCCATTTGCTTGGATGGTTGTTACTTCATTAAAAACTGGTGGAGAAATTGCACAATGGCCACCTAAATGGACATCAAAAAATTTTAAATCTGAAATCTCTGTATTTTTAAAAAATGCTCCTTCTACATCTATTGGAAGTCAAGGTAGCTTAAGTTTAGTTGAATTTAGAGCTTCTAATACTGGTGATGAATATAATAATTTTAAAAAAGTTTTAAGTATAGAAGATGATAAGGTTAGACGTGGAGAAGTAACTTTAAAGTTTTCAAAACTTAATTATGCTAATAATGATAATTTAGAAAATATAATTAATAATTTAAAAGAATTTAGTGTTAATTATGCTCTAATACCAGAAATATCTAATGAGATTTCTTCATTAGATGTTTCACCAGAAAGTTTTGAAAATTTTTATTTTAAATTATATTCTACATCAAATGGTTTGTTTAAAAAATCACAAATATTAAAAAATTTAAATAAAGAATTGCAGGGATCTGTAAAATATATAGATAATTTTATTTCAAAATCATTAGATAGATTACCTTATTTAAAAATCAAGGATAACGATAATTCTGTTGTAAGACAAGAAAAAGAAAATAAAAAAGAAGAATTAAAATCATATTTAGAAAATTTAAAAATTATTATTATTGATCTTATTAGTTTAGTTGATAATTATTCACGTGGAACTGGTATTATTTCAAATAATGAAATTAATGATATATTAGAAAAAATTGATTCTATCGATTTCAAATTATTTACTGATATGTATTTAAGAAATGTAAATAGAATATTGGAAAAAAACATTTATAACCCTATAATATATAATAAGAATACATTGATTTTCAAAACTTTCTTTGATGATAATTTTGAAAAAATTCAAACAAATAATTCAAATACAAAAATTGTAAAGTTTAATATTCCAACTAAAGATGAAATGAAAGAAAACTTTTTAAATGCTTTAAATAATTCAAATATTCCACAAGAATTTAAAGATTTCATTGATACAAATGCTGATATATTAGATATCAAAGATAATTTTATACTAGGTATAGAACATCATTATAATGATATGGTTTTAGATAAATTAAATATTTCATCTGAAGATTTATCTAGAGCTTTAATGATTATTCGTTCTTTAACTAAATATAATGATTTAAGTAATATATCAAATTATTTAAATACTTTCGATTCTGAATTTGTAAATGAGAAAAATTTAAATTTAGATAATTTAAGAGAATTAACTGTTTTAAGAAAAGAATATAATGAAATTATAGATCAATTTAATAACTTATATTCAGATTCCATTTCTATGGTTAATATTATTGAAGCACCAGATATTGTTGATAAGATATATTATAGGAATTACTCAACTATAGAAATTTATTTCAAAGATATATATGCAATATGGTTTGTTGATGAAGTTCCTGAAATGACAGCTAAATTTACTCCTAAACAAATTTTTGCTAATGTTTTTCAAAATTATGTTGATGCTTGGAATGCAGCTCCATTTTCAAAATATTATATAAATACAGTATTTATGGCTACATCTACAACAATTTTAGAAATTATTTTTGCTGCAATGGCAGCGTTTGCCTTTGCAAAATTAGAATTTTGGGGTAAAAACTTTATTTTCACATTATTCTTAGCTACTATGATGGTTCCTGGTGAAGTTATGTTAGTTCCTAACTTCATTACTATTAGTAAATTTAAATGGTTAGATACATATTATGCTTTAATTATTCCTTGGGTTGTTAGTGTTTTTGCTATATTCCTATTAAGGCAACAATTTATGACAATACCTAATGACTTATGGGATGCTGCTAAAATTGATGGTAGTAGTAGTTGGAGATTCTTATGGACTGTTATGGTTCCTTTGAGTAAGCCTGCTTTAATTACCGGTGCATTATTAAAATTTGTCGGTAGTTGGAATGCATTCTTATGGGTATTAATTGTTACTAAATCACCAGAAATGAGAACCTTAGCTGTTGGATTACAAACATTTACCACAGAGTCTGGTACAATGTATAATTTATTAATGGCAGCTTCTACATTCTCAATAATACCAATTATTATTCTATTTATTTTCATGCAAAAATACTTTGTTGCAGGTATTGCAAGATCGGGTTTAAAAGGATAATATGGAAAGAAAAAAATTTGTTGTTGGAAAGAAAAAAAAGAAAAAACGTATTAATATTGGAAAAATCTTTATATATTTTGCTATAATATTTGTGATAATATATTTTGGCATTCAAATGATAAGAATGCTATATATATATTCACAATTATCAAATGAATATAAAAAAACACAAACTGAATTTGAGCAATTAAAAGAAAAATTAAATTCATTAGAAAAAGAACGCGATATGATAAAAAAAATGTTAGAAGAAAAGGGTGTGACTATAGAAAATGGAAAAATTAATTATAACTACGTCCCACAAACCATCGAAGGAACAACTAATTCGAGCGAAACATCTCGCTGATGAATATGGTTTAATATATAAAAATAGAAGACATTTACATACAGACAATATATATTTTGTTGTTGAAAAGAATTTAACTGTTAAAGTAAAGAAGGATGATTTTGAATTTTTCTTTCATCCTTCTATTGTAAAAATACGTATGAAAAATTATATTTCAGATAAAAAAGATTATCTTTTAAGTAATATGAATTTAAAAGGAAATGAAACCGTTTTAGATTTAACCTTTGGTCTTGGTAGCGAAGCACTATTAATAGCTTCACAATTAAAAGATGGTAAATTAATAGGATTAGAAGGGGCTTTTCCTATATACTTTGTTGTTAAAGAAAGTATAAATTATTATCCATATAAAATAAAATGGTTGAAAGAAACTGCTAAAAAAATAGAAATTTTAAATGATAATTACAAAAGATTTATTAGAAAACAAAAAGATAAAAGTTATGATATTATATATTGTGATCCTATGTTTGAAAATCCTGTATTTGAGTCTTCTGCTTTAAATCCATTGAGAAAATTTGCAGTATATGATTCTCTAGAAATTTCTGATATTGAAGAAATGAAAAGAGTTGCTAAAGAAAAGGTTATTATTAAAGCTCATGTAAAAGATTCAATATGGGATAAATATAAATTTGATAAAATTGATGGAAGTAAAAATTCTGGTGTATTCTATGGGGTGATTTATTTAAAATGAAAATTCCAGTAATACTAGGTCCTACTGCTGTAGGAAAAACTGGTATATTAACTGAATTAGGAAATGAATACGAAGTTGTATCTTGTGATTCCAGACAAATATATAAATATATGAATATTGGAACTGCTAAACCAACAAATGAAGAACAACAAAAAATAAAACATCATCTTATTGATTTTGTTGAACCTGATCAATATTATAATGCATATATGTATAGACTTGATGCTTTAAAAGCTATAGAAGATATATTAAATAGAGGAAAAATACCAATTATTTCTGGTGGTACAGGATTGTATTTTGATGCAGTTTATAAGGGGTTTTTTGAATCACCTAGTTCTTTAACTTTAAGAAGTTATTTAAGAAAACTAGAAAATTCTCAACCAGGTATAATACGAGAAATATTAAAAGATGTAGATCCTGAAAGTTATTTAAGAATACACCAAAATGATTTAAAAAGAAGTATTAGAGCTTTGGAAATATATATTGTTTCTGGAAAAAGAATGTCTGATTTAATTAAAAATCACAAAATTGAATCAAAATATGATTTTAATATTATTATTTTGGATAGAGATAGAACTGAATTACATGAAAGAATTAATTTAAGAGTTGAAAAAATGATTTCTGATGGTTTAATTGATGAAGTAAAAAATTTAATAGATATGGGTTATAACAAAAACTTAAATTCTTTGAATACTATTGGATATATTGAAGTATTAGAATATATAGAGGGAAAGTATGACTATGAAAAAATGATTCATTTAATAAAAAGAAATACAAGAAGATATGCCAGAAGGCAAATTATATATTTTAGAGGATATGAAAATGCAACGTGGATTAATTTAACTAATACTTCAAATCCTGTTGAAATTATTAAATCTTTAATTTAAGGGGGAGTTAGGAATGGCAGAAAAATTTAATTTGCAAGAAAGATTTTTGAACTTATTAAGAACAAATAAGATTGAGTGTAAGATTTACTTTGAAGGTGGTTTCCAAACAACTGGTTTTATTAAATCTTTTGATAATTTCACAATTTTATTAGAAAAAAAAGGGCAACAATCATTAGTATATAAGCACGCTATAAAAATGATTGTTCCTGCTAAATATGTAAAAATCTTCCAACAAGAAAATCAAAATTAATTTATAAATAAAATAATGTGTCTTTCTTCCAGAAGATTTACTCTTCTGGAATTTATATTATAAAACAATATTTTTATTATTATATAAAATTTTTTGATATATAAAATTATTTGAATCTTTTGGGAGGTATTATATGAAAAAAATAATTGTTTTATCTTTAATCCTTTTAAGTTTTATTTTTGTTTTTTCTCAAAGATTTTTACCACCTATAGACTCATATCTAACATCTTCTTTTGGAGAATATAGAGATACCGGAGATAAACCACATTTTCATTTAGGTATAGATTTTTCATCTTATTCTAGAGTAGGATATCCTGTTGTTTCAGCAGCAGATGGATATGTATATAAAATATGGTTAAATGAAGAGATATATGGAAATACACTTTTTATCTATCATCCAGATTATGATTTAATTACTGTTTATGCACATTTAAGTTCTTTTAAAGGTTTGGTTGATGAAATTGCAAACTCAGTTTCAAAAGAAATTGGTAATTCCTTTGCAGAAATAAAATTCCCTGAAGGTGAAATAAGAGTTTCAAAAGGTGACGAAATAGCACTTTCTGGAAAATCAGGAGAAGCTGATGTTCCACATATTCATTTTGAGGTTAGAGAAATTAAAAAATCTGGAAATGAAGAAATTGAAATTGTTAGAGATGCTTTAGAATTTGTTGATTATATTGAAATGAGACCTAGAGTATTAGAAGCATTGGAAATTAGATCAAATAATAGAACATTTAATTTATTAGAAGATCAAGTAATTGAAATACCTTTTTCAACTTTACCAAAATTAGAAGTTAAAGCTGATGAAAAAATAGGAAATAACACAAAAATAATACCTAGAAAAATTTCTTTACGTGTAAATGATGAATTAGTATATGAAATTGAATTCGATGCAATTAGAGCTGATGAAATATATTCACCAAATTCTGTGTTTGGTTATGGTTCTAATATTTTCACATATTGGTTAAAATTGTATTCATCATCTTTTATAACTCCAATAAAGGTTAATAGATGGAATGAAATTGCCTTTACATTAAAGAATAGAAATCCAGCCGAACTAATTTTAGAAGATATTTGGGGTACAGTAAAAGTATATAAATTTATTTTAGTAAAAGAAATGTAACTTAAAATACAATAGATTTTATTTTAAAATTAATTTTTTAGATGTGTATTGATTTATATTTTTGGTATAATAATAACTTGGACATCTAATTTTGAATGTCGATATGTTTTAAGCAGTAATGTTAAATAATTTTGAATTAAAATATAAAAAATATAAAGGAGGAAAAGAACGTTGAAAAAGAGACTTTTCACTAGTGAAAGTGTTACAGAAGGACATCCAGATAAAGTAGCAGACCAAGTTTCCGATGCTATATTAGATGCATTATTGGAAAAAGATCCATTTTCAAGAGTTGCTGTTGAAACATTAGTAACTACTGGTATAGCTATGGTAGCTGGTGAAATTTCAACAAAAGCTTATGTTGATATACCAAAAATTGTTAGAGAAACAATATTAGAAATTGGATATACAAGAGCTAAATACGGTTTTGATGGTGAAAC
Coding sequences:
- a CDS encoding carbohydrate ABC transporter permease, translated to MSWNKFANTMGLLIVYLLVIGGAIIMVMPFAWMVVTSLKTGGEIAQWPPKWTSKNFKSEISVFLKNAPSTSIGSQGSLSLVEFRASNTGDEYNNFKKVLSIEDDKVRRGEVTLKFSKLNYANNDNLENIINNLKEFSVNYALIPEISNEISSLDVSPESFENFYFKLYSTSNGLFKKSQILKNLNKELQGSVKYIDNFISKSLDRLPYLKIKDNDNSVVRQEKENKKEELKSYLENLKIIIIDLISLVDNYSRGTGIISNNEINDILEKIDSIDFKLFTDMYLRNVNRILEKNIYNPIIYNKNTLIFKTFFDDNFEKIQTNNSNTKIVKFNIPTKDEMKENFLNALNNSNIPQEFKDFIDTNADILDIKDNFILGIEHHYNDMVLDKLNISSEDLSRALMIIRSLTKYNDLSNISNYLNTFDSEFVNEKNLNLDNLRELTVLRKEYNEIIDQFNNLYSDSISMVNIIEAPDIVDKIYYRNYSTIEIYFKDIYAIWFVDEVPEMTAKFTPKQIFANVFQNYVDAWNAAPFSKYYINTVFMATSTTILEIIFAAMAAFAFAKLEFWGKNFIFTLFLATMMVPGEVMLVPNFITISKFKWLDTYYALIIPWVVSVFAIFLLRQQFMTIPNDLWDAAKIDGSSSWRFLWTVMVPLSKPALITGALLKFVGSWNAFLWVLIVTKSPEMRTLAVGLQTFTTESGTMYNLLMAASTFSIIPIIILFIFMQKYFVAGIARSGLKG
- a CDS encoding class I SAM-dependent methyltransferase, which codes for MEKLIITTSHKPSKEQLIRAKHLADEYGLIYKNRRHLHTDNIYFVVEKNLTVKVKKDDFEFFFHPSIVKIRMKNYISDKKDYLLSNMNLKGNETVLDLTFGLGSEALLIASQLKDGKLIGLEGAFPIYFVVKESINYYPYKIKWLKETAKKIEILNDNYKRFIRKQKDKSYDIIYCDPMFENPVFESSALNPLRKFAVYDSLEISDIEEMKRVAKEKVIIKAHVKDSIWDKYKFDKIDGSKNSGVFYGVIYLK
- the miaA gene encoding tRNA (adenosine(37)-N6)-dimethylallyltransferase MiaA — its product is MKIPVILGPTAVGKTGILTELGNEYEVVSCDSRQIYKYMNIGTAKPTNEEQQKIKHHLIDFVEPDQYYNAYMYRLDALKAIEDILNRGKIPIISGGTGLYFDAVYKGFFESPSSLTLRSYLRKLENSQPGIIREILKDVDPESYLRIHQNDLKRSIRALEIYIVSGKRMSDLIKNHKIESKYDFNIIILDRDRTELHERINLRVEKMISDGLIDEVKNLIDMGYNKNLNSLNTIGYIEVLEYIEGKYDYEKMIHLIKRNTRRYARRQIIYFRGYENATWINLTNTSNPVEIIKSLI
- the hfq gene encoding RNA chaperone Hfq, translated to MAEKFNLQERFLNLLRTNKIECKIYFEGGFQTTGFIKSFDNFTILLEKKGQQSLVYKHAIKMIVPAKYVKIFQQENQN
- a CDS encoding M23 family metallopeptidase; this encodes MKKIIVLSLILLSFIFVFSQRFLPPIDSYLTSSFGEYRDTGDKPHFHLGIDFSSYSRVGYPVVSAADGYVYKIWLNEEIYGNTLFIYHPDYDLITVYAHLSSFKGLVDEIANSVSKEIGNSFAEIKFPEGEIRVSKGDEIALSGKSGEADVPHIHFEVREIKKSGNEEIEIVRDALEFVDYIEMRPRVLEALEIRSNNRTFNLLEDQVIEIPFSTLPKLEVKADEKIGNNTKIIPRKISLRVNDELVYEIEFDAIRADEIYSPNSVFGYGSNIFTYWLKLYSSSFITPIKVNRWNEIAFTLKNRNPAELILEDIWGTVKVYKFILVKEM